The following coding sequences lie in one Gemmatimonadota bacterium genomic window:
- a CDS encoding phytanoyl-CoA dioxygenase family protein, whose protein sequence is MSPIQSGEPFGEETTQEIIDRFHRDGFVHIPGVLEAGEMQALRDRTDALLDDPLLAEEEDLGLHDRRYVQMHGEGDQPFILRNTIALDGIFREMLLREPILSLAEAIVGPDCRFCGQNVLRNQSGVAIERWHVDGAVHFPVPESVPRHDPEIRPPVLWITVQMALSDIERIEHGPTQYVPGSHLSGKAPNSQENPEFEGRGPVSVFCKAGDIYVQDPQCWHRGAPNRSDRTRYLMQSQYAVDWAFRRFGWMNRVPIPEDARVSASDRLLQLLGGRHPEGG, encoded by the coding sequence TTGAGTCCGATCCAATCCGGCGAGCCTTTCGGAGAAGAGACCACCCAGGAGATCATCGACCGCTTCCACAGGGACGGTTTCGTGCATATCCCCGGCGTGCTCGAAGCAGGTGAAATGCAGGCGCTGCGAGACCGAACGGATGCGCTTCTCGACGATCCTCTGCTTGCGGAAGAGGAAGACCTCGGCTTACATGACCGTCGCTACGTGCAAATGCACGGCGAGGGGGATCAACCATTTATCCTGCGAAACACGATCGCGCTGGACGGAATTTTCAGGGAGATGCTTCTTCGGGAACCGATCCTGAGCCTTGCTGAGGCGATTGTCGGACCCGACTGCCGGTTCTGTGGACAGAACGTGCTGAGAAACCAGTCCGGCGTGGCGATCGAAAGGTGGCACGTGGATGGTGCGGTCCACTTTCCCGTCCCGGAGAGCGTGCCCCGTCACGATCCTGAAATTCGACCGCCAGTGCTCTGGATTACCGTGCAAATGGCGCTGAGTGATATCGAGCGGATCGAACACGGTCCCACACAGTACGTCCCTGGAAGCCACCTTTCGGGCAAGGCACCGAACAGTCAGGAGAATCCGGAGTTCGAAGGACGAGGTCCTGTATCTGTTTTCTGCAAGGCAGGAGACATCTATGTGCAGGATCCGCAGTGCTGGCACCGGGGGGCGCCGAACAGGTCTGATCGCACGCGGTACCTGATGCAGTCACAGTACGCGGTTGACTGGGCGTTCCGGCGGTTTGGATGGATGAACCGGGTGCCCATTCCCGAAGATGCGCGGGTGTCTGCCAGCGATCGCCTGCTTCAATTGCTCGGCGGCCGCCATCCAGAAGGAGGGTAG